Proteins from a genomic interval of Salinarchaeum sp. Harcht-Bsk1:
- a CDS encoding DUF456 domain-containing protein, translated as MTTTLWLALAVLLLLVGVVGSVTPMLPGPLLSVGGVLLYWWSTGYGEPGLVFVVASVVLGVGTVLLDWLASAVASKAGGASTASAVVAAIVGTLAFFVAGPVGTVLGIAVAVFATEIYLHGDLRQGSKASLYATIGVLGSAVVQLFVTVAILLGFLLVLLV; from the coding sequence GTGACGACGACACTCTGGCTCGCGCTCGCCGTCCTCCTGTTGCTCGTCGGCGTCGTCGGGTCTGTCACGCCGATGCTCCCGGGTCCACTGCTGTCCGTTGGTGGCGTGCTCCTGTACTGGTGGAGCACCGGTTACGGCGAGCCGGGCCTCGTCTTCGTGGTCGCAAGCGTCGTCCTCGGGGTCGGAACCGTGCTCCTCGACTGGCTCGCGAGCGCGGTCGCCTCGAAAGCCGGCGGTGCCTCGACCGCCAGTGCGGTCGTCGCAGCGATCGTCGGCACCCTCGCCTTCTTCGTCGCGGGACCGGTGGGCACCGTCCTCGGCATCGCCGTGGCCGTGTTCGCCACCGAGATCTACCTGCACGGTGACTTGCGGCAGGGATCGAAAGCGTCGCTCTACGCCACGATCGGGGTGCTCGGATCGGCAGTCGTACAGCTGTTCGTGACGGTCGCAATCTTGCTCGGGTTTCTCCTGGTGC